DNA sequence from the Tissierella sp. MB52-C2 genome:
TTGATGAGGGTGGAAGTATACAAGCTGCTACTTTGAATAAACTTAAAAGAGAAACTCTAGAGAAATTCTGGGGAGATACTGTAAAGATTAATGATGGGGCAGAACTTACTTGGATGAGACAGCCACACTATTATATGGGACTATATCCATATACTTATAGTGCAGGACTTACAATTGCTACAGAAGTAAGTAAGAGAATTTTAACAGAAGGGCAAGAAGCTTTAGATGATTGGAAAGAAGTGCTGAAATCAGGAGGAACTAAGACTCCCATAGAATTAGCAAAGATGGCAGGAGTAGATATAACTACAGATAAGCCATTATTAGACACCATAGCACATATAGGAAATATAATAGATGAAATAATTCAATTGACAGAGGAAGTAGAAGGAAAGTAGTAAAATTGAGATAAAAAATAATCACTCTGTATTGGCCGTACAGAGTGATTAAGATTAACTAACAAATTATACGGTAACCACACTATGTGGGATCGGTTACCTTATTTATATTATACAAAATTATTGATTAAAGTAAATATACTTTGGGGAAAATTAAGATAATCAATATCTAGGATGTGAGCTATACAATGATTAAAGTTAAAGATTTACTGGAACAATTTAAAGATTTTAAAGTATTAGCTGGTGAGGAAGGATTAAATAAAAATGTAAGTACAGTTAGTGTAATGGATGCTCCAGACATATATAATTGGATGAAAGGTGGAGAGTTTTTAGTTACTACAGGATATATAATGAGAGAAAATCCTTTAGAATTAAAGAGTTTAGTAATCAAGCTTCATGAAAATGGTGCAGCAGCTTTAGGAATAAAGGTAGGCAGATTTATCGAAAAATTGCCAGATGAAGTAAAAAAAATAGGTGATGAATTAAATTTTCCCATTATATATGTACCTAAGAGCTATGCTTTTACAGATATTATTAATCCTGTTCTTTCAAGAATAGTTAATGAACAGGCTAAAAAATTAATGATGTCTGAAGAAATCCATAAATCTTTTACACAGATAGTTATACAGGGGAAAGGAACCTCCCACATAGTAGATACATTATATAAGATATTAGACAAAGATATAGCTTTTATAGATTTAGTCTTTAATAGAAATTATATAAGGTATAAATCTAATGGATTTAAAGAGGATATAGAAAATTTAGGGCTTAAAAATATATTAGATAAATATTATAGCTATCCCGTTCAAATAGGAAGCTCTATTTATGGATATTTAATAATGGAAAGTTTAGGGAAAGAACCATTGGAGGATTTGGATAATATAAGTATAGAACACGCCAGTACTGTGCTTAAACTTAATATTCAAAAAGAAATATCCAATCATCAAATAGAGCAAAAGTATAGAGATGAATTTATCCAAGATTTAATAATAAATAATATAAAAACTGTGGAGGAAGCTAATAATAGAGCAGCGTTATATGGATGGAAAATAGAAAATGGGTTGATTTGCTTAATAGTAGATATAGATAATTTTAAAGAAAAGTTTATTACCTTAGAAAATACACAGGAACTAGAAGGTGAAAGGGATAAAATCTTTAGATTGTCAAACTTTAAGATGAAAAGAAGCTTTAAACAATGTTTTTATACAATTTATAGTGATAATATAGTTTTTCTAATAGAGCCAGATGAAAAGCCTATAGAAAAATTTGTTAAAAAGCTAGAGAATGTTGCTGAAGAATTAAGGAAAGAGATTAAAGAAAATAGTAAATTTACAGTTTCCATAGGTATAGGAACTTATCAAGAATCCATAATAGATGTTTATATTAGTTTCGTCGAAGCTCAAAAAGCTGTAAGAATAGGAAGAACAGTTTATGAGAAGGATAAGATTTATAGTTATTCCAAATTAGGAGTATATAAAATGTTGTATAATCTTTCTCTAGAGGATGATACCAATAGATTTTGCAGTGAATATCTACAAAGCCTACTGGATTATGATAATGAAAACAACTCTGAGTATATAGAAACTTTAAAGACTATAGTTAAAAATGATTGGAATCTAAAACAAGCTTCAGAGGAAATGTTTATTCATTATAACACTATAAAGTATAGATTTAACAAGATTTGTGAAATTATAGATTTAGATTTAGGTAATAGGGAGGATAAATTTAAAATAGAGCTTTGCTTAAAATTAATGAATATGAGTAAACAATACTCTTTGTACATGAAGACTAAAATATAGTCTTCATTTTTATACTCTAAATACAGTGTAGATATTGTTAATTAATTATATAATACAATTAATTAAATACTGAGGAGGAAATATAATGTATAAAACAAAAGTAGGAATGTTAAAAGATGTATTGGCTTCAGTTAAAGAAAATAATTTATCAGATCCTTTTAAGGATTTAGAAAAGACAGGAAGAATCATATTAAAAGGTGGATTAGTAGTAGATCCTAAAAATAATGTAGAAGAAGTACTGGATATTGCTGTATTGAATGATGAAATCGTTGAAGTAGGAAAGGATATCTATGTAGAAAAAGGCGACATGGTAATAAATTGTGAGGGATTACTAGTAACTCCAGGAATAGTTGATATGCATCTTCATCTAGGAGACTTATTTGAAATAAGTACAGATCCTATGTATGGTGCAGTAGCAAATGGAGTGACTATGGGACTTTCTCCAGGAGCAGGAAATACATTTATGGCACCAGCATTATTAGGAGCTGAAGTAGATAGGGGCTTACCAGTAAATATTGGAGTATATCAAGGTGCGGCAAGCGTATTATCCACTATGTTATCAGTGGAAGAGTTAATCAAGTTATATAAAGGTGAATTAGATGAAGAGACTGCATCATCAAGGATGACTAGAAATGCAATTACAAATACTACGGCACCATTAGTAGTAGGTATAAAGGATCATATGGGTCACTTTATAATGCCTGATGAAAATATAGATAAGATATTTGAAATAACTTCAAAAGCTAAATTACTATATATGACTCATACTCAAGATCCAGCCCATGCAATTAGATTAGTAGAACTATCTAAAGGAAGACCTCTTCACTTAGGACATACAACAGCTGCTGGATGTGGTACGCATATGGATGCAGCAGAGGGTATGAAAACTGTAATAGATTTATGTAAAAACGAAAATATAACTGGAGAGTTTGTAACTACTATGTTAAGACCAGGTGGTGGAAGTAGAGAGGGACTTATCCTACCTAAGAAATCTCAAGAACTTTCCTATGAGGCATTAGAAAAAGGAATAGTAGATGTATTAATATCCGATGGACAAAATGATGCTACAATGAAAGGATTTGGAGATACAAGAGACAATATCCCTGCCATATTAGAATTAGCAGAAATGGGAGTTTTAAAATTAAGCAAATCAGTAGCTACTATGACTTCTAATCCAGCAAAATTAATTGCTGAGAAGACAGGCAATGACTGGTGGACTGAAAAGATAGGACATTTAGGAAAAGGTGCTTTAGCTAATATAACTGTAATAAATATGGATGTAAAGTCAGCGGTTTATACTATGGTAAATGGAGAAGTAGTAGGTTTTGAAAATAGAGCAGTAAGACGTGGAAGCGGAGCAGGAGGATTTGTAAGTAAATTTGGTATGGTTAAGAGGGTTGGAGTAGGAGACTTAGTAATGTTTTCACATAAGAGATAAGAATGGATTTAAGAGAGGAAGTTGTTTTAATGCATATTACAGAGGACATATTAAAGAGATTAATAAATATTAATTCTACTAACCTGCCAGGTAATGAAATGGACATGGTTAAAGAGATACTGAAATTTTTCCCTGATTCAGTAAATCATGAAATAATAGATCATGGAAATAATAGAGGTTCCCTAATAATAGAAGTAGAAGGGGCTAAAAAAGAAAAAATTGGCTTTATTGGTCATATAGATACTGTGCCAGTATCAGATGAAGAAAGTTGGGAATACCCTCCATTTGAAGGTATAATCAAAGATGGATATATGTATGGGAGAGGGACATCTGATATGAAGGGTGGAGTTACTGCTATGATAAAAACGGCTCTACACTTCATAGAAAACAATGTGACTCCCAACTATACACTTAAGTTTGTATTTACAGCTGATGAAGAATCAGGAGGCTTAGGAGTACGGACATTAAGAGATAAAGGCTTATTACAGGACTTATCAAAAGTGTTTATTACAGAGCCTTCTGATGAGGAAATTGGTATATGCGAAAAAGGAACTCTTTGGCTAAACGTTTCCATTAAGGGGAAATCTGCCCATGGCTCTAAACCATATTTAGGAATAAATGCCATAGAGAACTTGTATGAGTATATAGATAGACTTAAAAACACATTAGATTTAGAAAAGACACATCTGTTTTTAGGAAGTTCAAGTTTTGCGACTACTACTATTAAAGGTGGGGTTAAGACAAATATTATACCTGAAGATGCAAAGGCAACTTTAGATATAAGAACTATTCCAGGTTTCAGTCATGAAGAGATCATAGAAAATGCTAATAAAATTGCTAAAGATATGGAAAATGAAAACCAAGGAATGGTTATACAAGTGGTAGTA
Encoded proteins:
- a CDS encoding amidohydrolase family protein; its protein translation is MYKTKVGMLKDVLASVKENNLSDPFKDLEKTGRIILKGGLVVDPKNNVEEVLDIAVLNDEIVEVGKDIYVEKGDMVINCEGLLVTPGIVDMHLHLGDLFEISTDPMYGAVANGVTMGLSPGAGNTFMAPALLGAEVDRGLPVNIGVYQGAASVLSTMLSVEELIKLYKGELDEETASSRMTRNAITNTTAPLVVGIKDHMGHFIMPDENIDKIFEITSKAKLLYMTHTQDPAHAIRLVELSKGRPLHLGHTTAAGCGTHMDAAEGMKTVIDLCKNENITGEFVTTMLRPGGGSREGLILPKKSQELSYEALEKGIVDVLISDGQNDATMKGFGDTRDNIPAILELAEMGVLKLSKSVATMTSNPAKLIAEKTGNDWWTEKIGHLGKGALANITVINMDVKSAVYTMVNGEVVGFENRAVRRGSGAGGFVSKFGMVKRVGVGDLVMFSHKR
- a CDS encoding PucR family transcriptional regulator ligand-binding domain-containing protein, translating into MIKVKDLLEQFKDFKVLAGEEGLNKNVSTVSVMDAPDIYNWMKGGEFLVTTGYIMRENPLELKSLVIKLHENGAAALGIKVGRFIEKLPDEVKKIGDELNFPIIYVPKSYAFTDIINPVLSRIVNEQAKKLMMSEEIHKSFTQIVIQGKGTSHIVDTLYKILDKDIAFIDLVFNRNYIRYKSNGFKEDIENLGLKNILDKYYSYPVQIGSSIYGYLIMESLGKEPLEDLDNISIEHASTVLKLNIQKEISNHQIEQKYRDEFIQDLIINNIKTVEEANNRAALYGWKIENGLICLIVDIDNFKEKFITLENTQELEGERDKIFRLSNFKMKRSFKQCFYTIYSDNIVFLIEPDEKPIEKFVKKLENVAEELRKEIKENSKFTVSIGIGTYQESIIDVYISFVEAQKAVRIGRTVYEKDKIYSYSKLGVYKMLYNLSLEDDTNRFCSEYLQSLLDYDNENNSEYIETLKTIVKNDWNLKQASEEMFIHYNTIKYRFNKICEIIDLDLGNREDKFKIELCLKLMNMSKQYSLYMKTKI
- a CDS encoding M20 family metallopeptidase codes for the protein MDLREEVVLMHITEDILKRLININSTNLPGNEMDMVKEILKFFPDSVNHEIIDHGNNRGSLIIEVEGAKKEKIGFIGHIDTVPVSDEESWEYPPFEGIIKDGYMYGRGTSDMKGGVTAMIKTALHFIENNVTPNYTLKFVFTADEESGGLGVRTLRDKGLLQDLSKVFITEPSDEEIGICEKGTLWLNVSIKGKSAHGSKPYLGINAIENLYEYIDRLKNTLDLEKTHLFLGSSSFATTTIKGGVKTNIIPEDAKATLDIRTIPGFSHEEIIENANKIAKDMENENQGMVIQVVVENDRPPLTMDKEDDFIKEIEKVFNKLSYPVKYKGINFYTDASQLIPYHNIPFVILGPGEENMCHQKNERIKIESIDKMTKFYISYITD